The genomic segment TAATGCACTTCCTAAACTGGCTAAATCGAGTAAGGCTACTTTTTTACAGAAAAAACTTCTGGATCTGCCCTCATCAAAATTATCCATCATGGTTTCCAGTAATTTCATTTTCTTTTTCTGCTGTTCTATAAATTTTTTAATGCCATGTTCTTTGATGAAATTCAAATTTGGCAGAACTTTTTTATATGGCGGATAAGAAGAAGACTCTTTCAATTGCTGATATTCTTCATTACTCTTGAATTTAGAACAGGGAAATTCTGAACACTCGGCACAGACTTCCAGATTCTTTTTCTTGACGCAGCAAGTAATAAAAGAACAAGATGGGTGCTTATTGAAGAAATCAGGACCAGCACATCCCGGACATCTCGATAGCCCTATAGTGTAGTATCTTGGGCATAAACCACAATCCAGACCGCATACGCTAATGGTTGGATATTTCTTTATTGGGTATTTTTCTGAATCAGGTTTTGTTTGTCCCATCTATTCACCTCCTTAAGTTGTGATTCGGAATTTCATATAAACAACTAAGAATTTAAAAAGCCAAAAGCCTCAAC from the Candidatus Atribacteria bacterium genome contains:
- a CDS encoding DUF3795 domain-containing protein; protein product: MGQTKPDSEKYPIKKYPTISVCGLDCGLCPRYYTIGLSRCPGCAGPDFFNKHPSCSFITCCVKKKNLEVCAECSEFPCSKFKSNEEYQQLKESSSYPPYKKVLPNLNFIKEHGIKKFIEQQKKKMKLLETMMDNFDEGRSRSFFCKKVALLDLASLGSALDEATQKIKIDHIKPDDIKIKAKILKRILNEIALKEGID